One window from the genome of Terrimicrobium sacchariphilum encodes:
- a CDS encoding glycoside hydrolase family 28 protein, giving the protein MKTFPITDFGAIPDGVTINTQAIQAAAITCRDAGGGVVLVPPGTFVTGTFELFSHTTLQVDAGARLLASSDLSDHLVGECSVGLLYAQDAEGITLTGEGILDGNGALHFHEGELHGGHDDYSAHDTWQRRNALSHGTKDAVHGPFRPKPRPGNMIVLARCRDVRMEKLTIIGASYWTIHCADSEHLVFEGLNIANDLRHPNNDGIHLTTCRHAAIRHCRIVSGDDCVAITGFRNHGGEREIAFGLSGIEGVGEDIEVSDCVFTSRSSAVRIGYGENPVRNIRLKRLDIRESNRGIGIYARQADVEDVTVEDCTIQTRLFHGNWWGRGEPIHVSAVRFGHDLPLFRIRNLSFRDIQAEGENGMLFFAEEPGAIEHVRLVRVSNTLHRGALYEQWGGNVELRPVANHDWSVMAGGNAPLWAVGVKDLHCEDCTWQADEDAVLSSEPFLAERAG; this is encoded by the coding sequence ATGAAGACCTTCCCGATCACGGATTTTGGCGCGATTCCCGACGGAGTGACCATCAACACGCAGGCCATTCAGGCCGCGGCGATTACCTGCCGCGATGCCGGGGGAGGCGTGGTGCTCGTGCCACCGGGAACATTTGTCACCGGGACCTTTGAACTTTTCAGTCATACGACTCTACAGGTGGACGCGGGAGCGCGTCTCCTCGCCAGTTCAGACCTGAGCGACCATCTGGTTGGAGAATGCAGCGTGGGATTGCTTTACGCGCAGGATGCCGAGGGCATCACGCTCACCGGAGAAGGTATCCTGGATGGTAATGGTGCGCTGCATTTTCACGAGGGGGAATTGCACGGCGGGCATGACGACTACTCGGCGCACGATACCTGGCAGAGGCGCAACGCGTTATCCCATGGAACCAAAGACGCTGTCCACGGCCCGTTCCGGCCGAAGCCGAGGCCGGGCAACATGATCGTCCTGGCCCGGTGCCGCGATGTGCGGATGGAAAAGCTCACGATCATCGGAGCCTCGTACTGGACGATCCATTGCGCGGACTCCGAGCATCTTGTTTTTGAGGGGTTGAACATTGCCAACGACCTGCGCCATCCCAATAACGATGGTATTCACCTGACCACCTGCCGTCATGCTGCGATCCGCCATTGCCGGATCGTGAGCGGCGACGACTGTGTGGCGATCACAGGATTTCGGAACCATGGCGGGGAGCGTGAGATTGCCTTTGGCCTGAGCGGGATCGAGGGCGTAGGCGAGGATATCGAGGTTTCCGACTGCGTCTTCACCAGCCGGTCGTCGGCGGTGCGCATCGGCTACGGGGAGAATCCTGTGCGGAACATCCGCCTCAAGCGGCTCGATATCCGGGAGTCCAACCGCGGCATCGGCATCTACGCCCGGCAGGCGGATGTCGAGGACGTCACAGTGGAGGACTGCACCATCCAGACCCGGCTCTTTCATGGGAACTGGTGGGGGCGGGGAGAGCCAATTCACGTCTCCGCGGTGCGCTTCGGCCACGACCTGCCGCTTTTCCGTATTCGCAACCTGAGCTTCCGCGACATCCAGGCCGAGGGGGAAAACGGTATGCTTTTCTTTGCCGAGGAGCCCGGCGCCATTGAGCACGTACGGCTTGTCCGTGTTTCCAACACGCTGCATCGGGGCGCTCTATACGAGCAATGGGGCGGAAACGTGGAGCTTCGTCCCGTGGCAAATCACGATTGGTCGGTCATGGCCGGGGGGAACGCGCCATTGTGGGCGGTCGGCGTCAAAGACCTCCATTGCGAGGATTGCACCTGGCAGGCCGATGAGGATGCCGTGCTTTCGTCGGAGCCATTTCTCGCCGAGCGCGCCGGATAG